The Halopiger aswanensis region CCTACACCATCAATCTGTTCCAGTTCACCCAACGAGGTTTGCTCGAGATACTCGATCGAGGGTAACTCCTCACGGAGGGTTTTCTCCTTATTGTCCCCGATTCCGGGGACAATCGACCATCTGCCTTCTCTAAAGGCGTTCCGAACTTCTTGCTGATCGAATTCATCGAGATCAAGTCCTTGAGAACTGAGAGAGGTCTCGATCGAAGCGACCCGCTCGTTCATATCTCCGACTTCATCCAGTAATTGCTCAACCTGACGCTCAGTCGCTTTCGTTTCCTCAATTTCGGACAAACGAGACTCGAATTCGTCGGCGAATTCATGGAAGTTTGAACGAAGTCGCGATGTCTCATTCATCATTTCGTCTACTTCCGACAAGATCTCATCCCGAGTTCCCTGAAACTGCTCGTATGTTGTGTCAGAGACATACGATGAAACTTTCTCGGCGAAAGCTTCTGTGGACTCCATTCGTCCGGGTGCAACAACGAACGGCCCTTCTCTAGACTCATCAAATAAATTCTCTAATTGATCTCGGATGTCACCTAATCTGTTGAGGATTCTCTCTTGATTTGATGTAACTTCCTCGTCATCAACCTCGAATTCCAAGTCATTCGGTGAAAAATCGGTAGACGCTGAAGCATCTTCACGATCATATCTTTCCATCGCCTTCTGATACGCAGCCATGCCGATCGCATCCCCAAGATTACTACTGATAGCACCCACAACCACGATGAGAAACAGGGTATCAACTATATTAGCAGACAATGTGGCGAGGGGAATTGTCAAAGCACTCCCAAGGAAAATCCCCGAATATCTAGGTAGAGACAGGCGAGGCAAACTTCGAGTCCCGCCATCTGTTCTTACGACTACCCTTGCAGAAACTAGCAATTGTATTAGCTCTCGGAGACGGCTGATCTCTTCACGCAGGGAGTCTTCTGGCCTAATGTCGCCAATAGCGGGATACTGCAATGTGAACTGAACCCCGGTCAACACCGCAGCTACGAGCAGCACAGAAAAGATGTTTTCAGGATTGAAAAACGCCGGGAGAACAGCAGGAGCAGCACCAGCAGTATAAATTAGAACTTGGGTGATTAGATTCGCCGCGACTCCCTCAGAAGTGTTCTTGCCATATCGAGCGAGTTGAGCCCGTACATCGAGACCAATAACTCTCACACTTCCACCCCATTAGCCATTTTCTGGATGCGTATTGAAATCGCAAATCTATGATTGTACCTCTTCATTCTGGATAGTATTCGAGCTGGTCTCGGTCGTAGCGTTCGAGTCGACCAATGAGATTTTCCCGAACGTTAGCTACCGAGTCGCTATCAAAGTGAACGAAGGATTCACCATCTACCGTCTGTTCGTTGTTCAATTCGTCAATCACGTAGCTGTCGAACTTCCCACGGATTCGAGCGTCACGAAGTGCCCACCAGTACTCGTTCAGAAGCTCATAGAGTTCGACTACTGCTCTGAACTCCATGAACACCAATTTCTGATTGGGAGCCTCTCCATCAGTATAGGTTAAGATGTTCTCTTGGACGTGGCCAGCGATACGGGAGAAATCATCCTCGTCGAAGTTCTGTGAGATGAGGAGATGTGCCGACAGACCGTCATCACCCGTCTTGTTCTCGATTGCCTCTCGCTCATCTTCAGTAAGGATGTAACGCGTGGCCTGATCTTCTTCCTCTGAACCGAGGTCGTATCCGCCCTCACGGTGGGAGAGCTTTGCGTCGTAAGTGGCCACGTAGTAATCGCTCGGGTCTTCCTCCGGTACGATAAGCACTCCATCTGCTTCTCGCTCACCA contains the following coding sequences:
- a CDS encoding helix-hairpin-helix domain-containing protein; translated protein: MRVIGLDVRAQLARYGKNTSEGVAANLITQVLIYTAGAAPAVLPAFFNPENIFSVLLVAAVLTGVQFTLQYPAIGDIRPEDSLREEISRLRELIQLLVSARVVVRTDGGTRSLPRLSLPRYSGIFLGSALTIPLATLSANIVDTLFLIVVVGAISSNLGDAIGMAAYQKAMERYDREDASASTDFSPNDLEFEVDDEEVTSNQERILNRLGDIRDQLENLFDESREGPFVVAPGRMESTEAFAEKVSSYVSDTTYEQFQGTRDEILSEVDEMMNETSRLRSNFHEFADEFESRLSEIEETKATERQVEQLLDEVGDMNERVASIETSLSSQGLDLDEFDQQEVRNAFREGRWSIVPGIGDNKEKTLREELPSIEYLEQTSLGELEQIDGVGPVLAYRLKRLEEFANEG